The Sporocytophaga myxococcoides genome contains the following window.
AATCACGCTCTGGCGCAAGTCTGTGACTTGTGTCTACAAATGGGAGCCAGTTTATAAACTGGCGGTTGTGAAATAAGAAACTACTAAAAAGTCCCGAAGGCCGTTGTCTTCGGGACTTTTTTATTTATATGGTTAAAAACTGTGTATGCCTACTCCCCGGCTGGTGTCTTCACCAGACGGAATCTATGATAATGTACAGAACTAAAAAGCCCGGAGGTAATAATTTTCGGGCTTTTTTATGTTTATAAGGAATTTAATTTAGTAGCTTTAATAAAGTTATCAATTGTAAGCAGAAGACATTCTTTGTCCTTTGCAGGAAGATTTTCAATATCATTAATACGCTTTAACATTTTAGGATCTTTTAAAACATCCTGCTGTTTAGTCTCTCCTAGTAAATAGCCAACAGTCGTATTCAAGACCTGAGCCATTTTTTTAACTACATCAATAGTTGGTTTTACTTCATCACGTTCATACTTGCCAATAATAGAGTGGTGTGCTTCAATTAGCTTTGCAAGCTCATTTTGGGAAAGCTCTTTAACCTCTCTGCACTCTCGTAGTTTTTTACCAAAAGTATCCATATTGCTGTAATAAATGGTGTTAAATGCGCTTTTATGCGCTGAATAATCAAATGTATTGCTAAAAAATTACTAATAAAAATTAGATATTCTTTGTGTGAGTTATAAAATTTTATAGTTTTGTACCAAATATTAGCAATGGTAAAAAACTAAAATATTTTTTCATAAATGATCAGAAACCAACTTTCAACCTCCTTTAAAAGCCAATTAAAGGATTATTCCAGTCCGGAGACGTTTGCTATGGCCCTGGACGAAGCTATGTTAAGTATGATACTACTTTTAAGGCATGAACCGGAGAACCTGAAAAGCACACTACTCAATTATGAGAGGCTTTACATATTAAAAACAATCATTCTGGCTCCTGAAACCCCGCACTTGTCATGAAAGCCGAAACCACCAAAGAACTACGCTTCCGCTTAGGCCAGCTCTTCGGAGAGAGCTTAAGAATGAGCCACAGCCTTTACCAGCTGCACCTTATAAGAGAGAAGATAGAGGGGAGAGGTTACGAATATTTTGATAAAGGCGATATACTGGGCGAGTTTTCCCGTCTTCAGGGCCTGCTTACAGCGCTTGACCTTGAAATGCGTACCATCCACGACATATTAAAGCATCAGGGCTAATGGAGATCAAAGACATCAAGGCGGAGCTGACACTGGCAGACATACTCAGATATTATGGCCTGAAGCCTGACAAGAGCATGAGGCTGAACTGTCCGTTCCATGAGGATAAAACCCCGAGCATGCAGGTGTATCATAAGACACATACCTGTTACTGCTTCAGTTCCAACTGCCCGACCCACGGCAGAAGCCTTGATGTTATTGACTTTATCATGCACAAAGAAAGGTGCAGCAAAGGTGAAGCAATAAAGAAAGCCAAAGACCTGTTAAGCGGATCAGCCCCGAAACCCACCATACCCCAGCAAGTGGCAAGGACGGCCGTGCTGACAAACATGTTTACTTACTTTAAAAATGCAGTACACAACTCAAAGCCCGCAAGAGACTACATAGAACAAAGAGGGCTTGACTATACAAAACTTGAGATCGGCTATAATACAGGCCAGTTCCACCACGGAGAGCGGAAAGATGAGGCATTAATACAAAGCTGTCTGAAGGTAGGTTTACTAAGTCCCTTTGGTAGTAATACCAGAACGGGAGGTCAGGCGTACAAGCCCTTTGCAAAGTACTGTCTGGCGTTCGCATTAAGAAACAGATCAGGACAGGTAACAGGTATGTACTTCAGAAGCACCGTAAACGAAGACAACCAGAAGCATTACTATTTAAAAGAGAGCAGTGGTTTATATCCTCATTATCCGAAAGCGGAAACCGAAAAGTTGATAATAGGTGAAAGTATTATAGATACGGCTACATTATTACAAATAGAAGCGATCAGCAAAGAGTATAGTTTACTTGCAGCTTATGGCACGAACAGGCTCACACCTGAACATATAGAGGCGATCAGAGAGCTAAAAGATCTTAAAGAAATCATCTTCGCCTTTGATAATGACGAAGCCGGAAACAAAGCAGCAGAGAAATACGCAGCACAGTTAAGAGAACTATTGCCACACATCACTTTTAGTAAACTGGAATTGCCGTGTAAGGACGTAAACGAGACTGCACAAG
Protein-coding sequences here:
- a CDS encoding helix-turn-helix domain-containing protein, encoding MDTFGKKLRECREVKELSQNELAKLIEAHHSIIGKYERDEVKPTIDVVKKMAQVLNTTVGYLLGETKQQDVLKDPKMLKRINDIENLPAKDKECLLLTIDNFIKATKLNSL